CACAATCAGTAAAACAGCAGCAATCAGTAGTTTTTGATTTTTACTCATTTCAGACGGCCTCAATGTCATTATCGGTCAAAACAGCATGCACACCCATGCTCTGCCACTGTTCGCGATAAATGGAAACCATACTTTCCGGAGCAGCTACAATTAGCGGCATAGCCACACCTTGCGCCAAAATATCGACAACTTGCTTGGCTGCCGCTTCATTCTCCACTTTCCATACGACAGCATCGGCATTTTGCGCCTGCTGCCATTGTTCGGCGTTTTCAATGATTGGCCACACGCTGGATGCTTCTATCGGTTTGCCTTGCTGCCAATCGGCAAATTCCAACAATACGGCAGATGCGGTTTGATGCTGAGCCGACAGATATGGCACAACATGATATTCGCCCATGCTGTTTTGACCGCTCAAGCCGCTTTTCAGACGGCCTTGAAGTTGGCGCGGAATGGATAGGGAGCGTAACAATGCGCTATTGGCAGGCAACATCGGTTCAACGGTAAAATCCCCTGCCTTTTGCCATGCCCATTTCTGCCCTTCCCTCGATTGGATTTCGCCTGTCCATTGGTCGGCTTCCACCCATAAAAAATGCAGGCGTACATGTGCGTGTTCGTAGGAATGGACTTTGATCAGCCACGGCGTAGCGGCGAGGATACGGATGCCGAGTTCTTCTTCAAACTCGCGTTGCAAGGCTTGAAAATCGCTTTCGCCGGTTTCCACCTTGCCGCCGGCAAATTCCCAATAACCGGCATACGGCTTGCCCTCCGGGCGGGAACTGAGCAGGTAGCGGCCGTTTTTGTCGAGCAAAATTCCGGCAACCACTTGCACCAATGGACGTGTGTCTTCAGTCATCATGAGATTATTCTTATATGCGGCAGGCGACGACACCTGCCAATTTATGCGTAAAAAAATGATGTCGGGCCTATACGCCCGACCTTCAACAAATATCTAACCCTTCAGGCCGTCTGAAAAGGATGCTCTATTTCAGAATACTTAAAATCCGGCCTTATTTTTCCGCAATGACAAAAGCCATAACGGTATCCTCTTCATCACTCATGCTCAGATGACAGCCGCGGATGCCCTGTTCTTCCAGCCATTTAGTCAAAGTCGGTGCAAAAAACAATTCAGGCTTGCCCAATGCGTCATGTCCGACACCGATATTGCGGAAAGACACCACGCCGCGTATGCCCGTACCGACGGCTTTGGCAAAAGCCTCTTTGGCGGCAAAGCGTTTGGCAAGATAGTTAACCGGTTTGCCTGCCTGCGGAAACTCCAACAGCTCTTCCGGACTGAGAATGCGTTGCGCAAATGCCAGTCCGAATTTTTTGTTCAAACGGATAATACGTTTGAGGGAAACAATGTCTGTACCTATTCCGTAAATCATGGGTCTGCTCCTTATTTAAATAGTCAGGCCGTCTGAAAGTGTGGATACCGGCCAAAGCAAACCGCTTTAGCCTGTATGGCTGATGCCGTTAAGGCAGCATTCTGGCTCTGAACATGACTTCCTTCATTTGGCGGACCGCTTCAGGCAGGCCAAGGAAGAGTGCTTGGGAAATCAGCGAATGACCGATGTTCAACTCGCGGATGGCGAGAATTTGGGCAATCGGCGTTACGTTGTGAATGGTCAGGCCGTGTCCGGCGTTGACGATCAAGCCCAAATCGCTGGCGTAATGCGCACCGTTTTGAATGCGCTCGAATTGTTTCATCTGCTCGGCGTGGCTGTGCGCATCGGCATATGCACCGGTGTGCAATTCGATAACGGGCGCGCCGACATCATAAGCGGCTTGGATTTGCGCGTTGTCGGCATCGATAAACAAGGACACGCGGATGCCTGCATCGGTCAGAATTTTGGTAAACTCGGCCACTTTATCCTGTTGCGCTAATATGTCCAAACCGCCTTCGGTAGTTACTTCTTGACGTTTTTCAGGCACGAGGCACACATCTTCCGGCATGACGTTGAGCGCGTTTTCCAGCATTTCTTCCGTCAGCGCCATTTCCAAATTCAGGTGCGTACGGATGGCGTTTTTAACGGCAAACACGTCCGCATCTTTAATATGGCGGCGGTCTTCACGCAAGTGCATGGTAATCAAATCTGCGCCGTGGGTTTCCGCAATCAGCGCCGCTTCGACAGGGCTGGGATAAATCGTACCGCGCGCATTGCGGACGGTGGCAATATGGTCGATGTTTACGCCTAACAACATAATAATGTCCTTTCTTTAAAGTTTCAGACGGCCTGAGTCATTACCTATCAAAGGCCGTCTGAAAAAATTCAACTGCCCAAGCCAAACTGCTGCAACTGCTGCAAAACCTGCCGAGACTTGATGCCCTCGGGTAGAAGGTTGTCAATCAAAAGCCGCGTTACTTTCAAAGCCTGACCGAGGCTTTCCTGATGAACGAAACTGCCTTCCCTCAAATCGATTAAGGTCGCGCCCAATACGGCAACGCCCTTATTGAGAGCATGGAAACGGTCGGCCTCAGCCAGAGGAACCACAGCTTCTTCAGGCGTGAGCCAATAAGTTTCTTCGCCGTTGATTTCATTG
This genomic interval from Neisseria sp. Marseille-Q5346 contains the following:
- a CDS encoding NUDIX domain-containing protein, translating into MTEDTRPLVQVVAGILLDKNGRYLLSSRPEGKPYAGYWEFAGGKVETGESDFQALQREFEEELGIRILAATPWLIKVHSYEHAHVRLHFLWVEADQWTGEIQSREGQKWAWQKAGDFTVEPMLPANSALLRSLSIPRQLQGRLKSGLSGQNSMGEYHVVPYLSAQHQTASAVLLEFADWQQGKPIEASSVWPIIENAEQWQQAQNADAVVWKVENEAAAKQVVDILAQGVAMPLIVAAPESMVSIYREQWQSMGVHAVLTDNDIEAV
- the acpS gene encoding holo-ACP synthase yields the protein MIYGIGTDIVSLKRIIRLNKKFGLAFAQRILSPEELLEFPQAGKPVNYLAKRFAAKEAFAKAVGTGIRGVVSFRNIGVGHDALGKPELFFAPTLTKWLEEQGIRGCHLSMSDEEDTVMAFVIAEK
- the pdxJ gene encoding pyridoxine 5'-phosphate synthase, with the protein product MLLGVNIDHIATVRNARGTIYPSPVEAALIAETHGADLITMHLREDRRHIKDADVFAVKNAIRTHLNLEMALTEEMLENALNVMPEDVCLVPEKRQEVTTEGGLDILAQQDKVAEFTKILTDAGIRVSLFIDADNAQIQAAYDVGAPVIELHTGAYADAHSHAEQMKQFERIQNGAHYASDLGLIVNAGHGLTIHNVTPIAQILAIRELNIGHSLISQALFLGLPEAVRQMKEVMFRARMLP